The Acidobacteriota bacterium genome contains the following window.
GTCGCAAAACTTGGCGGCGGTGCGGAATTCGTTAACGCCTGACGGCCAGTGCCGTCGGCATTCATGACGAAAGCGTTGTAGTCGTCTGGCGTCGTCTGGCCGCCGAAAACTAGCTTACTGCCATCAGGCGTGAATACGGCGTTGTCGTCGTCGTTCGGATTGCTCGCGGTGAGGTTGATCTGGTTCGAACCATCGGCGAACATTGTGTAGACGTCGCAAACGAACGACGCATTGCATCTTGAAAACACGATCCGCGTACCATCCGGAGACCAGGCCGGTGATTTGTCGAGAGCGGGCGGATTTGTTAGCTGAGCTTTGTTCGACCCGTCAGCGTTCATCACCCAGATTCGCTCCGTGATGTTCGTCGGGCCGCGAGCAAAAAGCACCTTCTGCCCGTCGGGCGACCAAATAGAAGAAGTATTCCGCTCAGTCGCCTCAGATATCATCGTCTGCCCGGTGCCGTCGGCGTTCATCGTCCAGATCTGAATATTATTTGTACTGACCGTTTTCCCGTAGAGTATTTTCTGACCATTAGGTGACCAATACCCACCAGCCTCATTTTCCGGTGTGTTCGTCAGACGCGTCTGGTTCGTTCCGTCGGCATCCATCTTGTAAACCTCGGTGTTGCCGTCGCGATTAGATGTAAATAAGATCTGCGGATTTCCAGCCGCCCCGGATGGGGCCGTCTGAGCCTCGAATGCTCCAATGTCGGAGCCGTCGCCTCCAGCGGCATTCGGTATCCCTGTCAGATCTATCGGTCGACCAAAGCCCGGCCCGCGCTGGTCGGTCGTGGAACCGAAACTGCTCCCCTTATCTATCGCCGGACTTCCGAAGAGCAACGTGTAAACACCTGTAGAATTACCCCCAGACGAGGACGGGCCAAGTAGCGGGTCGGCATTGACGATATCCCCCTTACCAATAAGCAGTCCGCTGCCCGCGTCGCCTGTCAGGTTGTAGCCCAGCGATTGAAAAGTTGCGGCGGTCCCTGTTCTCGAAAGGTTAGGCAAAGAGCTATTTGCAATGATCGTGTTCCGGATCGACGTAACGGCCGGCGCGCCGAAATCCTCGGTATGAATTCCGCCAGTGAGCGGGCTCACGTTCGCCGCTACCGTAGCATTTGTCAATGAAAGCTCAGCGGCAGCCGTACCGCTAAATCCAATGTTTGCGATCCCGCCGCCGGCCTCCAGATTTGCCGTATTCCCATACACCGTGGTGTTAACGATCGTTGTTCGGCCGGCCCCGGGGCTTGCCGCAAAATTGAAGATCCCGCCGCCCTGGCCAGCTGTATTGTTTGAAACGGATGAGCGGTTGATCGTCAGTATTCCGCGGTTATGGATCCCGCCCCCATTGCCGGTCGCAATATTGTTTGAAACAACACAGTCGTTCAGCGTCAGATCAACAAACGTGTTGATGCCCGCCCCGTCGCCCGTGCCCCTACCTCCGGTTATCGTCAGCCCATTCACGACGACGGTGATGCCAAGGGTGCCGGTCATGACAAAGACCCGGCGTTCGAGGTTACCCGACACGGAGAGAACATTCGCGCCGGGACCATTAATGGTTACATTTTTGGTGAAAGCGATCGGGGCCGTCGTCAATGCGATCGTACCCGTCACGCCACCGCCAAATACGATCGTATCGCCGGGCGCCGCATCGGCCACCGCCTGCCGCAAACTGCCGACGCCGCTGTCATTCGTGTTTGTCACCGTAAGTGTCGATTGGCCGCCTGCCTGGGACTCGAAAGCCCCGATGTCGGCACCATCGCCACCCACGGCATTTGGCTGGGGAAGATCGATTGGCCGCGGTGATCCTCGTTGATCGGTGGTCGAACCAAAACTGCTGCCCTGGTCGATCGCGGAACTGGCCCCAAGCAACGCATGCGTCTGAGTCGCACCTCCATTCGCTCCGAGGGGCGCGAGCTGGGGATTATTTACACCGACAATGTTGCTGTTTACGCCATTAGTCAGCCCGCCGCCGGTCCCGATCAGGTTAAATGAACTCGATGGGCTGACAGTTCCCTCGATATCAAATGGCACACCGCCGGACGTGTTGCCGGAGACGATCGAATTTCTGATTGTCACGACATTCGTTCCGGTTGCTTCCAGCCAGATCGCCCCCCTTTGGCCGGCATTTGCCGTTGTGTTATTCGTTATCGTGCAATTCGTCAGATTTAAGACTGAAACCCCTCCAGCCGGATTGTTTCGAATACCCGAGGTCCGGTTGTTGCTGGTGTTGCCGCTAATAGTCGTATTGATCAATGTCGAGGTCGACCCCTCATTCCTGATGACGTCACCGTTATTTCCCGAATTGCCCGTGAATGTTGAATCCGTGATCGTCGTTGTGGAAGAACTCAAATAGAGGGCAGATATTTGTAGCGCGGTATTATTTGATATTGTCGAGCGATTGATGTTTAAGGTCGCAGCACTGGTAACCATCACCCCCGCATCCCCGGTACCGACGTTGTTCGTAATGACCAGATCATTGAAGGTAAGTGTCGTACCTAATGCTTGCATCGCCGCGCCGCCGGCGGAACGTCCATTGCGAATTGTCAGACCTTCCACAGTTACGGCCGCCCCGCCAAAATTGAAAATGCGGCTCGAATTGTTACCCGATATAGCCAGAGCAGCTGCACCGGGGCCGTCTATGGTCAGGTTCTTGTTGATCAGGATCTCACCGCTCGAAAGCGTAATGGCTCCGGTAACCCCGCCGCCAAAAACGATCGTATCGCCGGGTAGCGCGTCAATCACCGTCTGCCGCAGACTTCCTGCTCCGCTGTCGTTAGTATTCGTAACCGTCAGCGTCGCAAATGGCCGATTCGTGTCAACGCCCGGCTGAGCCCCGGCACGTACTCCGAAATAAACCGAAAGGGCGGCGAAGCACCCGGTGAAGAAAATCAACAGAAATAATGGGAATCCACGTTGATGTCGCGATTTACTAAACAACATTCTCTCTCCGGCTTTGCATGAAAACTGATCCTGCAAATGAGATCTCCAGTTTATTTGCCCGAGTACCAGGCATATCTCCGTCACTCGACCAATTGCCGCACACGCAGCTTGGCGGCGAAAATTCATATTTAAGCGAAAACTTCTGCCGTCCGTGCGGAGCCGTGTTTACCGCTTTGCCGAATCCCTGGGACTCTAGGATTCTTACGGGGATGCCGTAGGTGGTACGGTTTAGGAAATTGAAGAAGTCGGTTCGCACTCGGAGTTTGTGTGAACAGATCGTGAATTTCTTGATCAGGAACGCTTGTTTTCTCATTTTTCTTCTTGCCAAGCTTCTACTCGGCGAACTACATTCCTTCGATCGATTTACTCAAGACCCACAAAGTCAACGCCGTTCAGGTTTGTCGTGAACGGAAGGGTTCTGGCGGTGAAGCGGTATCGTTTGGACGTGACCGTTGCCGTGTAGATCTGGCCGAGTTGGACATTTGTGAAGTTATAGACCCCGAACGAGCTTGTCGCGGCTGTCTGTCTTTGGCCCGCTGAGTCGATGATCGTCACCACGGCGTTTCTCAGCGCGATCCCCGACGGGGTTAAGACCCGGCCTGCGATCGTACCGAAGGTCGGGTTCGTCGTTGCCTGCTGCACCAGGATCGGGTCCGTTCTCCCCTGGATCCTGACCGACCCGATCCGGCCGGCTCCAGTATTTGCCTGGGCCGTGAAGTGTACCGGGCCGTTGCCCACTATCGCTCCTGAATTGATCGTGATCCACGGAACATCGCTCGCCGCCAGCCATTCACATGTTGGCTGATTGGTTGTAACACTAAACTGGGCGAGGCCGCCGCCCACCGGGATCGATGTGATATTTGCCGGCGTGTAACTGCACGCGGCTTCAGGAGTTATATCTACCGCTTGGTTCGACTGCAGGTTAACCGGATCCGGATCCGTAAAGACAAAGCCAGTTCGGGTCGCCTTCAGCCGGTAGGTGTTCGCAACCAGATTCGGAAAGGCAAACGAGCCGTCCCCCGTCGTGGTCGCTCGCAGTGAGATCGGCTGCGTATTACCCGTTGGGGTATATGTCAGATCGACCCGCGTTCCCGCTCCTCCTGCAAGTACCCGGCCGGTAAGGTCATAGGTCGGTACATTCGAGGCGATAAAACTGCTGCCCGGTGTGCCGTTGTACTGCGTCGTTATCGGCACATCGAACGAGAGCACCGAGATCGTGAAGTTCTTTCCCGCCTTGTTTGGTACGATGTCGTGCAGCGTATTCGGCTGTGACAGGCATTGGTAGGTCGCATACGGTACCGCTGCGATCGATTGGAACCCAAGCGGCGAGCACGGGAATTCCTCACGCGGGTTGGGCCCTCTCGACGAACCGATGATCACTGAGAGGCCGTTCAGTTCGGGCTGTGTGATGTTTCTGATATAGCCGTAGATGTATCTCGGCGTCTGGTTCTGGGCGTTCGACACCGTGTTCTGCCCGCCCGTCGCCCCGTCAGGGCTGTCACCTCGCATCAGTTCATCGAGATAGCGGAACGACGTATCCAGCGGAAAGTTGTTCGGGTCCCAGACAATACCCGTCGGGCCTGTGATAGTCACCGTGTACGTTGTGTTATCGGCCGGCAGATTGAACTCATACACACCTAATGAGACGAGCGTCGGAATGACTGTATTCGAGCCGTTGCTTGCCGTGACAGTGTCAGGGACCAGCGGTGACTGGTTACCGTTATAGTTTTGCAGGTATAGACGAAACAGCCTCGAGTACCGCCGCCACGACAACTCGATCGTTCCCGAAGCTCCATTCTTGCCGTCGACCGCGATCATGTAGGTCCGTCCCGCATCGGCACGGAAATTCACCTTACTTGTCACATCATAAAAGGTCGTATCATCATTAGTCCCAACCGGAGTAATATTCCCGAACGTGCAGCCGCTCAGCGGCCCCGGGCACGCATAGATCGCCATCACCGTGTCAAAGCTCGACCCCGACGTCGAAAAGCTGTACAGCCCCGAACTCAAAGCCGGCGTCGTCCACGCGAACCACACCGACTTCGTGGCTGGATTGCCCGCATGGGCCGGCTCTGCATTCTCGGCGGTTGCGAGGGTATTGCTCGTTATGTCGATCGCATTAGGCGGACTATCTGTACCCGAGATGGGATAAGCATTAGCGAAGTTATCGTTACCCGGAGCTCCTTGTCCGCATTGATTTATCTGAAACGTCGAGCCGCCCACGCTTATGTTCTCAAATCGGAACCCACCTGGATTCGGTGTAACAGTGAGGCTCACGCGGCCGCCGCCGTAAGTTAGTCCCGTATACGCCGCCCCGGTCGCAGGCGGAGCCGTCGCCGGCGGACATCCGGGCTGGGTTATCACATCAAAACTATACAGACCGCCCAAGACGGAAAAATCCGCCGCAGCGGGCGATGCTGAATATGTACAAGACTGTACCGGGGCCTCATACAGCGAGATCGTATAATTCCCACTCCCCCCAAACGCCGCGATAGCCCGGATCGTATACGTCCCCGCCACCGGCAAGGGGAAATACCCCGTCGCCGGCAACCGAGCATTATTCACCCCATTTACTCCTCCCGCCGTTTGTATGACCGTTCCTGACGGATTCAAAAGCTCGATCTTCGAAAAGAACTGCGATGTCTCCATCGAGATCGCAACCTGCTGGCCGGCGGTTCCCGTGAAGGCAAAGAGGTCAGTTCGATCCGTGCTGATTAAGCAGGTACCTGCATCCATCAACCCAGGGTATGTTTGGCCGACCCCAATAAATGCGGTTGGACATGCTCCTGCTGGCGCCAATGCCCAATCAGATGCACCTTCAGTAGAGGAATTTACCGTCAATCGAACGGGAGAAGTGCCGTTTGAGTTCATTACGTATGTCTCCGAAATAGTGTCTCGTAAACTCGAAAAGAAGATTCTGGTGCCGTCCGGCGACCACTGTGGTGAACTATCAGACACGGCATTGTTGGTTATATTTGTTTGGCTCCCCCCGGTCGAAGTCATGGTAAAGATCTCGGCGGAAGTCGAGGCCGCGGTGGATGATCGTGAGACCGCAACCTGAGTACCGTTCGGCGAGAAGGTTGGGGATGCATAGCTGACCGGAGAAGCCGTGGACGTTAGTTGCTGAACGTTGGAGCCATCGACGTTCGCGGTAAAGATGTTTGGATTAGTAAAGGTAGCACTCTGCCTGATAAAAATGATCTTCGTTCCATCTCGCGAGAAGGCTGGCGAGTATTCGTCTCCGGTTGTATTCACACCAGTCAACGGAGTCTGCCCGGTACCGTCGGGATTCATGGTGTATATATCGCAAACTCCGCTGGGATCACAACGGGAAAACATTATCTTTGCGCCGTCAGGTCTCCACGAGGATTCTTGGTCGGTGCTATTCGAATTAGAAATATTGACCTGCCCGGTTCCGTCGGCATTCATGACCCATATTTGAGTTGGCACAGAGGCATTTTCACGTCTGTTGAATGTTATTTTCAGTCTGTTGGACGACCATTTGGGAGACACTTCCGACAGTTCGTTATCTGTCAGCCGCTGTTGATTGCCGCCGTCGGCGTTCATTGTGTAAATTTCATTGAATCCGTCACGTCCGCTGACAAACAGTAACGACTGTTCGCCGCCGCCTACATTAGGCAGACGATCCAAGGATCGAACCTGGGAAGTCGACAGCGGGCCGTCGTAGAGCCTTATTCTTGCGACATTTCCGGCAGAGGCATCAGGAATTATTGGCACGGCATCGTCCTGAAAAAAACTCAACACGTTTGCCGGACTGATAACAAAATCGGTATCGACCTGATCGATTCTCAAGGCACCGTCTCGGTATGCTTGTATACGGCCGCTTTCGTCCCGGACTAGCACTGCCTGGATGTATGTACTCGGCAAAAAAGCAGTCGTCGTCGTGGGCTCCGTTTGAAAACGTCCATTCTCAATGTAGGCTCCATCGTCACTGGTTCGGTTATCAAAACTAATAACCCGACGAAGATTGTTCACCTGGTCAAAACGGAAAAGTATGACAATCGTATAGGCGCCATTCGGAACCAGTCCACCCGCAGTACTAACAGAAAGACCACTATTGAACGGGTAGCGAAGCGACTGCCGGGTATAACCGTCAACCGTATCAGCAACGAACGAATTTGCACCTCCACTGCCAGTTAAATTCGTCATTGGCGGTGCTCCAGCAACTGTACTATTCAGGTTACCCTGGAACTGATAATCGGCCTTTAGGTTCACCGTTTGGCGCGAAAGGCAGGGAGAAAATTCGGAAGTATCTAAGGGATTATTGCTACCGTCGAAGCTGGTTGCGAGGGACGTAACGTAACCGGTGGTTGGGACGGATGTAAATATCGAGTTAATAACTGCGTTACCGTTCGCATTTGTCGAAACATTAGCTGAACCGACAAATGTTCGTCCTTCGCCGAATCCAGATGAGTCGCACGAAGGATTGCTAAAGAATTGAATTTGAAAATTGGTGTTCGGTGTTGAGTTCAATAAACCCTGGATCAACGTATTACCAGCGGATTCACTAACCGAAGTGAGTATTGGATAGTTTTGTTGGTTGTTGGCACCGGTGTCGGTATCGTTAAGTTCGTTGCGGGTGACTCCTGTACTCTGGAGATCGATACCGAGGGCGCCTTTGTTAAAAATAGAGTTGTTGAGGATACTGTTCGAAAGTGTAGGTCCGTTCGGAAATGGAGAAGTGAAAACGCCTATTCCTGGTCCGTCATTATTTGCGATCACATTTCCCTCACCGTTACCCGTCCCGCCTATAAAATTGCCGCTCGCAAGGCGGAAAATCCCGATTCCCCATCCGACT
Protein-coding sequences here:
- a CDS encoding PD40 domain-containing protein; this translates as MLFSKSRHQRGFPLFLLIFFTGCFAALSVYFGVRAGAQPGVDTNRPFATLTVTNTNDSGAGSLRQTVIDALPGDTIVFGGGVTGAITLSSGEILINKNLTIDGPGAAALAISGNNSSRIFNFGGAAVTVEGLTIRNGRSAGGAAMQALGTTLTFNDLVITNNVGTGDAGVMVTSAATLNINRSTISNNTALQISALYLSSSTTTITDSTFTGNSGNNGDVIRNEGSTSTLINTTISGNTSNNRTSGIRNNPAGGVSVLNLTNCTITNNTTANAGQRGAIWLEATGTNVVTIRNSIVSGNTSGGVPFDIEGTVSPSSSFNLIGTGGGLTNGVNSNIVGVNNPQLAPLGANGGATQTHALLGASSAIDQGSSFGSTTDQRGSPRPIDLPQPNAVGGDGADIGAFESQAGGQSTLTVTNTNDSGVGSLRQAVADAAPGDTIVFGGGVTGTIALTTAPIAFTKNVTINGPGANVLSVSGNLERRVFVMTGTLGITVVVNGLTITGGRGTGDGAGINTFVDLTLNDCVVSNNIATGNGGGIHNRGILTINRSSVSNNTAGQGGGIFNFAASPGAGRTTIVNTTVYGNTANLEAGGGIANIGFSGTAAAELSLTNATVAANVSPLTGGIHTEDFGAPAVTSIRNTIIANSSLPNLSRTGTAATFQSLGYNLTGDAGSGLLIGKGDIVNADPLLGPSSSGGNSTGVYTLLFGSPAIDKGSSFGSTTDQRGPGFGRPIDLTGIPNAAGGDGSDIGAFEAQTAPSGAAGNPQILFTSNRDGNTEVYKMDADGTNQTRLTNTPENEAGGYWSPNGQKILYGKTVSTNNIQIWTMNADGTGQTMISEATERNTSSIWSPDGQKVLFARGPTNITERIWVMNADGSNKAQLTNPPALDKSPAWSPDGTRIVFSRCNASFVCDVYTMFADGSNQINLTASNPNDDDNAVFTPDGSKLVFGGQTTPDDYNAFVMNADGTGRQALTNSAPPPSFATAGRTAMSPIGAVVALAFRDGVAVNGTDLEIYSVAANGTGLTNLTNNSVLELFGDWSPDGSKIAFMSRRDVAVNEIYTMNANGTGVVRLTNNNAIDTVTDWFTPPVGFCSTRNISIGSSEASSINGATCVIGADRTETFTFSGNANRQIAISMETSQFFSKIEFVNPSGAVIATVGGVNGVNNSRLPASGYFTLPVTGTYTIRAIAAFGGSGNYTISLYEAPVQACTYSLSPTRTDVQSSGGTFSFDVVTQPGCPPATAPSAAGTFYTNASYAGGRVTFTVPAFGGTTDRQEVMTVAGQSHTIFQYCTCPPTNDFVDNPNLITGINSPPNAPERGSNTNASAQNGEPAHAGNPASKSVWYAWTTPALSSGLYSFSTSGSSFDTVMAIYACPTSASGCTFANMTLVGSNDDTTFYDVTSKVNFRATAGTTYLIAIDGKNGASGTIELSWRQYQRLFRLYLQNYNGNQSPLVPDTVTASNGTNTVIPTLVSLGVYEFNLPADNTTYTVTITGPTGIVWDPNNFPLDSSFRYLDELMRGESPDGATGGQNTVSNAQNQTPRYIYGYIRNITQPELSGLSVIIGSSRGPNPREEFPCSPLGFQSIAAVPYATYQCLSQPNTLHDIVPNKAGKNFTISVLSFDVPITTQYNGTPGSSFIASNVPTYDLTGRVLAGGAGTRVDLTYTPTGNTQPISLRATTAADGSFAFLNLVANTYRLKATRTGFVFTDPDPVNLQSNQTVDITPESACSYTPGNITSIPVGGGLAQFTVTTNQPTCEWLAASDVPWITINSGAIVGNGPVHFTAQANTGAGRIGSVRIQGRTDPILVQQATTNPTFGTISGRVLTPNLTALRNAIVTIIDSTGNRQTTTTSSFGVYNFTNVQLGQIYTATVTSKRFRFSPKTIQFTASLSGIEFVGLE
- a CDS encoding PD40 domain-containing protein, with translation MQGNFIGVAADGITSLGNTAGSQVGWGIGIFRLASGNFIGGTGNGEGNVIANNDGPGIGVFTSPFPNGPTLSNSILNNSIFNKGALGIDLQSTGVTRNELNDTDTGANNQQNYPILTSVSESAGNTLIQGLLNSTPNTNFQIQFFSNPSCDSSGFGEGRTFVGSANVSTNANGNAVINSIFTSVPTTGYVTSLATSFDGSNNPLDTSEFSPCLSRQTVNLKADYQFQGNLNSTVAGAPPMTNLTGSGGANSFVADTVDGYTRQSLRYPFNSGLSVSTAGGLVPNGAYTIVILFRFDQVNNLRRVISFDNRTSDDGAYIENGRFQTEPTTTTAFLPSTYIQAVLVRDESGRIQAYRDGALRIDQVDTDFVISPANVLSFFQDDAVPIIPDASAGNVARIRLYDGPLSTSQVRSLDRLPNVGGGEQSLLFVSGRDGFNEIYTMNADGGNQQRLTDNELSEVSPKWSSNRLKITFNRRENASVPTQIWVMNADGTGQVNISNSNSTDQESSWRPDGAKIMFSRCDPSGVCDIYTMNPDGTGQTPLTGVNTTGDEYSPAFSRDGTKIIFIRQSATFTNPNIFTANVDGSNVQQLTSTASPVSYASPTFSPNGTQVAVSRSSTAASTSAEIFTMTSTGGSQTNITNNAVSDSSPQWSPDGTRIFFSSLRDTISETYVMNSNGTSPVRLTVNSSTEGASDWALAPAGACPTAFIGVGQTYPGLMDAGTCLISTDRTDLFAFTGTAGQQVAISMETSQFFSKIELLNPSGTVIQTAGGVNGVNNARLPATGYFPLPVAGTYTIRAIAAFGGSGNYTISLYEAPVQSCTYSASPAAADFSVLGGLYSFDVITQPGCPPATAPPATGAAYTGLTYGGGRVSLTVTPNPGGFRFENISVGGSTFQINQCGQGAPGNDNFANAYPISGTDSPPNAIDITSNTLATAENAEPAHAGNPATKSVWFAWTTPALSSGLYSFSTSGSSFDTVMAIYACPGPLSGCTFGNITPVGTNDDTTFYDVTSKVNFRADAGRTYMIAVDGKNGASGTIELSWRRYSRLFRLYLQNYNGNQSPLVPDTVTASNGSNTVIPTLVSLGVYEFNLPADNTTYTVTITGPTGIVWDPNNFPLDTSFRYLDELMRGDSPDGATGGQNTVSNAQNQTPRYIYGYIRNITQPELNGLSVIIGSSRGPNPREEFPCSPLGFQSIAAVPYATYQCLSQPNTLHDIVPNKAGKNFTISVLSFDVPITTQYNGTPGSSFIASNVPTYDLTGRVLAGGAGTRVDLTYTPTGNTQPISLRATTTGDGSFAFPNLVANTYRLKATRTGFVFTDPDPVNLQSNQAVDITPEAACSYTPANITSIPVGGGLAQFSVTTNQPTCEWLAASDVPWITINSGAIVGNGPVHFTAQANTGAGRIGSVRIQGRTDPILVQQATTNPTFGTIAGRVLTPSGIALRNAVVTIIDSAGQRQTAATSSFGVYNFTNVQLGQIYTATVTSKRYRFTARTLPFTTNLNGVDFVGLE